From a single Corynebacterium kroppenstedtii DSM 44385 genomic region:
- a CDS encoding CE1759 family FMN reductase produces the protein MKKVAVINAGVGTPSNTKMLIDSITGALESQVSKRGDAVEIEIINLRPLANELATVMTTGMAGEKLTQAKKTLSAADGVIAASPVFTSSYTGLFKMFMDSLDTNALNGMPVLIAATAGTPRHALMLDYAMRPLFTYLRATVMPTGVFAATEDFGQETDLTRRANRAASELAGYLLATTGAVEGFGPDLTESAPERKDGVNVYHSRDFEDLLRGHEG, from the coding sequence ATGAAGAAAGTCGCGGTTATTAACGCAGGGGTGGGAACGCCCTCGAACACCAAGATGCTCATTGATTCCATTACTGGCGCATTAGAGTCTCAGGTGTCCAAGCGTGGCGATGCGGTCGAGATTGAGATCATTAACCTGCGGCCCCTTGCTAACGAACTAGCCACAGTGATGACGACCGGTATGGCCGGTGAGAAACTCACACAAGCGAAGAAAACGCTCTCCGCTGCCGACGGTGTCATCGCGGCCTCTCCGGTCTTTACCTCGAGCTACACCGGGTTATTCAAGATGTTCATGGATTCCCTGGATACCAATGCTCTCAACGGCATGCCGGTGCTGATCGCGGCGACAGCGGGTACTCCTCGGCATGCGCTTATGCTCGACTACGCGATGCGCCCGCTGTTTACATACTTGCGCGCCACCGTCATGCCCACGGGTGTCTTCGCAGCTACCGAGGATTTCGGCCAAGAGACTGACCTCACGCGCCGGGCCAATCGCGCAGCGTCTGAGCTTGCTGGTTATCTCTTGGCGACGACGGGAGCCGTGGAAGGATTTGGCCCTGACCTGACGGAGTCGGCCCCCGAGCGCAAGGACGGCGTCAACGTTTACCACTCCCGCGATTTTGAGGATCTCTTACGCGGTCACGAGGGGTAA